A single window of Aphidius gifuensis isolate YNYX2018 linkage group LG1, ASM1490517v1, whole genome shotgun sequence DNA harbors:
- the LOC122860556 gene encoding clotting factor B-like, whose translation MLTMKYILLFFLINIKYIFAVIDDIDDIDDTIVVEAEILPNIRDERAIPWAENSKPSGFCLTSKGEKGNCTTFKQCYPYFKTPDLSDLDGWVLGFSSTCSYTGNNGLAFGICCPSVSSSSSKPIEDPVIIVEEPQEPEESNKKEIIGISQQAVGPGSWPPPLPTHSPDNTIPPLPTHAPFSTKPPTFITSKPITIISTTTKKTTSPTTTSTTTKRPISTTWPTKKPGWWPGATTPKPVYTSTTTSSLSSSIDISECGAKNGDQDQERIVGGQNADPGEWPWIAALFNAGRQVCGGSLIDNVHILTAAHCVAHMNSWDVARLTVRLGDYNIKTNNEVVHIEKRVRRVVRHKGFDVRTLYNDVAVLTLSEPVQFTERVRPICLPAGSQLYHGKVATVIGWGSLRESGPQPAILQEVAIPVWTNSECKEKYGTAAPGGIVDSFLCAGRAAKDSCSGDSGGPLMVNDGRWTQVGIVSWGIGCGKGQYPGVYTRVTHFIPWISKNLR comes from the exons atgttgacaatgaaatatatattattattttttttaataaatataaaatatatatttgctgttattgatgatattgatgatattgatgacaCCATTGTTGTTGAAG ctGAAATTTTACCAAATATTCGTGATGAACGCGCAATACCATGGGCTGAAAATTCAAAACCAAGTGGTTTTTGTTTAACATCAAAAGGTGAAAAAGGTAATTGTACAACATTTAAACAATGCTATCCATATTTTAAAACACCAGATCTTAGTGATCTTGATGGTTGGGTACTTGGTTTTTCAAGTACATGTAGTTACACTGGTAACAATGGATTAGCATTTGGTATTTGTTGTCcatcagtatcatcatcatcatcaaaaccAATTGAAGATCCAGtaattattgttgaagaaCCACAG gaaCCTgaagaatcaaataaaaaagaaataattggaATATCACAACAAGCAGTTGGACCTGGTTCTTGGCCACCACCATTACCAACACATTCACCAGATAATACAATACCACCTCTACCAACACATGCACCATTTTCAACAAAACCACCAACTTTTATAACATCAAaaccaataacaataatatcaacaacaacaaaaaaaacaacatcaccaacaacaacatcaacaacaactaaAAGACCAATTTCAACAACTTGGCCAACTAAAAAACCTGGTTGGTGGCCTGGTGCAACAACACCAAAACCAGTATATACAagtacaacaacatcatcattatcatcatcaattgatatATCTGAATGTGGAGCTAAAAATGGTGATCAAGATCAAGAAAGAATTGTCGGTGGACAAAATGCTGATCCAGGTGAATGGCCATGGATTGCTGCATTATTTAATGCTGGTAGACAAGTATGTGGTGGTTCACTTATTGATAATGTACATATTTTAACAGCTGCTCATTGTGTTGCACATATGAATTCTTGGGATGTTGCAAGACTTACTGTTCGTCTTGGTGATTATAATATCAAGACAAATAATGAAGTTGTACATATTGAAAAACGTGTTAGACGAGTTGTTAGACATAAAGGTTTTGATGTTAGAACACTTTATAATGATGTTGCTGTATTGACACTAAGTGAACCAGTACAATTTACTGAACGTGTACGACCAATATGTTTACCAGCTGGTTCACAATTGTATCATGGAAAGGTGGCAACAGTTATTGGCTGGGGTTCATTACGAGAGAGTGGACCTCAACCAGCAATACTTCAAGAAGTTGCTATACCAGTATGGACAAATTCtgaatgtaaagaaaaatatggtACAGCTGCACCTGGTGGAATTGTTGATAGTTTTCTTTGTGCTGGAAGAGCAGCAAAAGATTCATGCTCAGGTGATAGTGGTGGACCATTGATGGTCAATGATGGAAGATGGACACAAGTTGGTATTGTTAGTTGGGGAATTGGTTGTGGTAAAGGTCAATATCCAGGTGTATACACAAGAGTTACTCATTTTATTCCATGGATTTCAAAAAATCTTAGATAA